A portion of the Microbacterium hominis genome contains these proteins:
- a CDS encoding GNAT family N-acetyltransferase, whose translation MTDRILSDGAVLRAARPGDEPGILACITALAVYEKEPDAVENTVEALTATLFGADPKAFAHVVEHEGEIVGIALWFLTYSTWTGTHGIWLEDLFVYEDQRGAGYGKALLAELAHVCVERGYRRFEWTVLDWNAPSIAFYRSVGAEPMSEWTTQRLTGDALAALAGLAAR comes from the coding sequence GTGACCGACCGCATCCTCTCCGACGGCGCCGTGCTGCGCGCCGCGCGCCCGGGCGACGAGCCCGGCATCCTCGCCTGCATCACCGCGCTGGCGGTGTACGAGAAGGAGCCCGACGCCGTGGAGAACACGGTCGAGGCGCTCACCGCCACGCTCTTCGGCGCCGACCCCAAGGCGTTCGCGCACGTCGTCGAGCACGAGGGCGAGATCGTGGGCATCGCGCTGTGGTTCCTCACCTATTCGACGTGGACCGGCACCCACGGCATCTGGCTCGAGGACCTCTTCGTCTACGAGGACCAGCGCGGCGCCGGCTACGGCAAGGCGCTGCTGGCAGAGCTCGCGCACGTGTGCGTCGAGCGCGGCTACCGCCGCTTCGAGTGGACCGTGCTCGACTGGAACGCGCCCTCGATCGCGTTCTACCGGTCGGTCGGCGCCGAGCCGATGAGCGAGTGGACGACCCAGCGCCTCACCGGCGACGCGCTCGCCGCACTGGCCGGTCTCGCTGCGCGGTAG
- the fdhD gene encoding formate dehydrogenase accessory sulfurtransferase FdhD, which yields MGRITQRRPVIRISLAHGERRRADVLAVEEPLEIRVGGRPLAVTMRTPGADVDLAAGFLVSEGVIAAAVDLAGAIHCAGPGDGENTYNVLDVTLAPDVAPPAPDLARSHYTTSSCGVCGKASIEAVETVSRFTVAQDDTTVDAALLAGFPEALRARQEVFEKTGGLHAAALLDAATGEVLVVREDVGRHNAVDKVVGWALREGLLPLRGTVLQVSGRASFELVQKAAMAGIPILAAVSAPSSLAVELAEARGVALVGFLRGQTMNVYANDGRIVRPSFSG from the coding sequence ATGGGACGCATCACGCAGCGGCGCCCGGTGATCCGCATCTCGCTCGCGCACGGGGAGCGCCGCCGTGCCGACGTTCTCGCCGTCGAGGAGCCGCTGGAGATCCGCGTGGGTGGTCGCCCGCTCGCCGTGACGATGCGCACCCCGGGAGCCGACGTGGACCTCGCCGCCGGATTCCTCGTCTCGGAGGGGGTCATCGCCGCCGCGGTCGACCTCGCCGGCGCGATCCACTGCGCGGGGCCGGGCGACGGTGAGAACACCTACAACGTGCTCGATGTCACCCTCGCCCCCGACGTGGCCCCGCCCGCGCCCGACCTGGCCCGCAGCCACTACACGACCAGCTCGTGCGGGGTGTGCGGCAAGGCCTCGATCGAGGCCGTCGAGACCGTGTCGCGCTTCACCGTGGCACAGGACGACACGACAGTGGATGCCGCGCTGCTGGCCGGATTCCCCGAGGCCCTCCGCGCCCGGCAGGAGGTGTTCGAGAAGACCGGCGGGCTCCACGCGGCCGCGCTCTTGGACGCCGCCACGGGAGAGGTGCTGGTCGTGCGGGAGGACGTCGGGCGCCACAACGCCGTCGACAAGGTCGTCGGCTGGGCACTGCGGGAGGGCCTGCTGCCGCTGCGCGGCACGGTGCTGCAGGTGTCGGGTCGGGCAAGCTTCGAGCTGGTGCAGAAGGCCGCCATGGCCGGCATCCCGATCCTCGCCGCGGTCTCCGCGCCCTCGTCGCTCGCGGTGGAGCTCGCCGAGGCGCGGGGTGTCGCGCTGGTCGGGTTCCTGCGCGGCCAGACGATGAACGTGTACGCGAACGACGGCCGCATCGTGCGGCCGTCGTTCAGCGGGTGA
- a CDS encoding M20/M25/M40 family metallo-hydrolase — MYRSALLSRRVAAITAAAAAAAALTLGSAGAATAAPASAGCDNRVNNTYEKLLECVRLDGVLEHEEAFQAIADANGGNRAAGLPGYTDSAEYVAETLRAAGWNVTTNEFPFTFVPPAQLTQTAPVTATYETGTFTGTGFGTVSASVESVDLALAPPRASTSGCEPADFAGFTPGNIALVQRGTCSFGIKAVNAQAAGATAVIIFNQGNTPDREGLIIGTLLPDGATVTIPVVGASFADGVALSQPGSMATIQVDAPEQRPQVNVIAELPGKNDDNVVMAGAHLDSVQRGPGINDNGSGSAALLEIAQQIAKLEPQNTLRFAWWGAEESGLLGSNAYVNGLPQEEKDRIALYLNFDMVASPNYIFMVYDGDESSFPAPVVVPEGSIQIEDVFESYFTKRGIPYEDAEFSGRSDYQAFILNGIPAGGLFTGAEVVKTPEQQEIWGGTAGAQFDPCYHLACDTIDNLSHEALDVNSDAIATAVLTFAYSTESVNGVVGKKVPGGFTFPAPAGPEGTFAGGGGGHDHSHGDDID, encoded by the coding sequence ATGTATCGATCTGCACTGCTTTCCCGACGCGTGGCGGCCATCACCGCCGCCGCAGCCGCTGCCGCCGCCCTCACCCTGGGATCCGCGGGCGCAGCGACGGCCGCACCGGCCTCCGCCGGCTGCGACAACCGCGTCAACAACACCTACGAGAAGCTGCTGGAGTGCGTCCGCCTGGACGGTGTGCTCGAGCACGAGGAGGCCTTCCAGGCGATCGCCGACGCCAACGGCGGGAACCGCGCCGCCGGTCTTCCCGGCTACACCGACAGCGCGGAGTACGTGGCCGAAACGCTGCGCGCGGCCGGCTGGAACGTCACGACCAACGAGTTCCCCTTCACGTTCGTGCCGCCCGCCCAGCTCACGCAGACCGCCCCGGTCACCGCAACCTACGAGACGGGGACCTTCACCGGCACCGGCTTCGGCACCGTGTCCGCAAGCGTCGAGTCCGTCGATCTGGCTCTCGCTCCGCCGCGCGCGAGCACGAGCGGCTGCGAGCCCGCCGACTTCGCCGGCTTCACCCCCGGGAACATCGCCCTCGTCCAGCGCGGCACGTGCAGCTTCGGCATCAAGGCCGTCAACGCGCAGGCGGCCGGTGCGACCGCGGTGATCATCTTCAACCAGGGCAACACGCCGGATCGTGAAGGTCTGATCATCGGCACGCTCCTGCCGGACGGCGCCACCGTGACCATCCCGGTCGTCGGCGCGAGCTTCGCCGACGGCGTGGCCCTCTCGCAGCCCGGATCGATGGCGACCATCCAGGTCGACGCCCCCGAGCAGCGCCCGCAGGTGAACGTGATCGCGGAGCTCCCGGGCAAGAACGACGACAACGTCGTCATGGCCGGCGCCCACCTCGACTCGGTGCAACGCGGCCCCGGCATCAACGACAACGGCAGCGGGTCGGCCGCACTCCTGGAGATCGCACAGCAGATCGCCAAGCTCGAGCCGCAGAACACGCTGCGCTTCGCGTGGTGGGGCGCCGAGGAGAGCGGGCTGCTGGGCTCCAACGCCTACGTCAACGGCCTGCCGCAGGAGGAGAAGGACCGCATCGCGCTGTACCTGAACTTCGACATGGTGGCCTCGCCGAACTACATCTTCATGGTGTACGACGGTGACGAGTCGTCGTTCCCCGCGCCCGTGGTGGTTCCGGAGGGCTCGATCCAGATCGAGGACGTCTTCGAGAGCTACTTCACCAAGCGCGGCATCCCCTACGAGGATGCCGAGTTCAGCGGTCGCAGCGACTATCAGGCCTTCATCCTCAACGGCATCCCCGCCGGCGGTCTGTTCACCGGTGCCGAGGTCGTGAAGACCCCGGAGCAGCAGGAGATCTGGGGCGGCACCGCCGGCGCTCAGTTCGACCCGTGCTACCACCTCGCGTGCGACACGATCGACAACCTCTCCCACGAGGCGCTCGATGTGAACTCCGACGCGATCGCGACAGCCGTGCTCACGTTCGCGTACTCGACCGAATCGGTCAACGGCGTGGTCGGCAAGAAGGTGCCCGGCGGCTTCACGTTCCCGGCTCCGGCCGGCCCCGAGGGCACGTTCGCGGGCGGGGGCGGCGGTCACGACCACTCCCACGGCGACGACATCGACTGA
- a CDS encoding DoxX family protein, with protein MTTHAVPTRLATAGTRTPAVAKAVPAERSIVTTVVGRRSLAVLRLATGFIFLWAFLDKAFGLGFATPVERAWINGGTPAQGFLNSEAVTGPLQPFFQSLASPLVDVLFMAGLLGIGVALIAGVGLRIAAGATTALMLLMYLAEWPFAANAGSTNPLIDYHVVYALVAIAIAALAAGETWGLGAQWKKLPFVQRNRWLI; from the coding sequence ATGACCACCCACGCGGTTCCCACCCGACTCGCGACAGCGGGCACTCGAACCCCCGCCGTCGCGAAGGCCGTGCCGGCCGAGCGGTCGATCGTCACCACGGTCGTCGGCCGTCGCTCGCTCGCCGTGCTGCGCCTCGCCACGGGGTTCATCTTCCTGTGGGCATTCCTCGACAAGGCCTTCGGACTGGGCTTCGCCACGCCGGTCGAGCGGGCCTGGATCAACGGCGGCACCCCCGCGCAGGGCTTCCTCAACAGCGAGGCCGTGACCGGACCCCTGCAGCCCTTCTTCCAGAGCCTGGCCTCGCCGCTCGTCGACGTGCTGTTCATGGCAGGACTCCTCGGTATCGGGGTCGCACTCATCGCGGGCGTGGGTCTGCGCATCGCGGCCGGCGCCACCACGGCGCTGATGCTCCTCATGTACCTGGCCGAGTGGCCGTTCGCCGCGAACGCCGGCTCGACCAACCCGCTCATCGATTACCACGTCGTGTACGCCCTGGTCGCGATCGCCATCGCCGCGTTGGCCGCCGGCGAGACGTGGGGCCTGGGCGCCCAGTGGAAGAAGCTGCCGTTCGTGCAGCGCAACCGCTGGCTGATCTGA
- a CDS encoding LLM class flavin-dependent oxidoreductase produces the protein MQRFGTLSFGHYGPLGGGRQLTAGDSMKQAVDLAQGMDDLGANGIYFRVHHFARQQASPMPLLAAIAATTERIEMGTGVIDMRYENPLYLAEEAAAVDLLSDGRLALGVSRGSPETVVRGYEAFGYTGSADPRGADLAREHFDLFLRAIDGEGLAERDAVSPFGTGATGRQRIEPHSPGLRSRVWWGAGNRDSAEWAGRMGVNLMSSTLLTEADGTPFDELQAQQIEAFRAAWREAGHPGEPRVSVSRSIFPLTTAEDHLYFGGRQDGDQIGVIDGIRSTFGKTYAAEPDVLVEQLLQDAAIRSADTLMLTIPSQLGVAFNLRVVESFATHVAPALGWQSTRV, from the coding sequence ATGCAGCGTTTCGGAACCCTCTCCTTCGGCCACTACGGCCCCCTCGGCGGCGGCCGCCAGCTCACCGCGGGCGACTCGATGAAGCAGGCCGTCGACCTGGCGCAGGGGATGGACGACCTGGGCGCGAACGGCATCTACTTCCGCGTGCACCACTTCGCCCGGCAGCAGGCCTCCCCGATGCCGCTCCTGGCGGCCATCGCGGCGACCACCGAGCGCATCGAGATGGGCACCGGCGTGATCGACATGCGCTACGAGAACCCGCTCTACCTCGCGGAGGAGGCGGCCGCGGTGGATCTGCTCTCCGACGGCAGGCTCGCCCTCGGCGTCAGCCGCGGGTCACCGGAGACGGTCGTGCGGGGCTACGAGGCGTTCGGCTACACCGGTTCCGCCGACCCGCGTGGGGCCGACCTCGCCCGCGAGCACTTCGACCTGTTCCTGCGCGCGATCGACGGGGAGGGCCTCGCCGAGCGCGATGCGGTGAGCCCGTTCGGCACCGGGGCCACCGGGAGGCAGCGCATCGAGCCGCACTCCCCCGGGCTGCGTTCGCGCGTGTGGTGGGGTGCGGGCAATCGCGACTCCGCCGAATGGGCAGGGCGCATGGGCGTGAACCTCATGTCCTCGACGCTGCTCACCGAGGCCGACGGCACGCCGTTCGACGAGCTCCAGGCCCAGCAGATCGAGGCGTTCCGCGCCGCGTGGCGGGAGGCCGGCCACCCCGGCGAGCCGCGCGTCTCGGTGAGCCGGTCGATCTTCCCGCTCACGACCGCGGAGGACCACCTGTACTTCGGCGGCCGCCAGGACGGCGACCAGATCGGCGTCATCGATGGCATCCGCTCCACCTTCGGCAAGACCTACGCGGCCGAGCCCGACGTGCTCGTCGAGCAGCTGCTCCAGGACGCCGCGATCCGGAGTGCCGACACCCTCATGCTGACGATTCCCAGCCAGCTCGGCGTCGCGTTCAACCTGCGGGTGGTCGAATCCTTCGCGACCCACGTGGCGCCCGCCCTCGGCTGGCAGAGCACCCGGGTCTGA
- the deoC gene encoding deoxyribose-phosphate aldolase — protein sequence MSIEALARTVDHTLLKPDATSDDIAAAIAEASELGAYSVCVSPSALPVAVPGDLKLTVVCGFPSGKHHSEVKAAEARLATAQGADEIDMVIDISAAREGRFADVEADIRAVRAAAPAPVVLKVIIESAALTDEQIVGACRAAEAAGADFVKTSTGFHPAGGATLHAVELMKTTVGDRLEVKASGGIRTLADAEAMLAAGASRLGVSSTRAILAGTVVTSTY from the coding sequence ATGTCCATCGAGGCTCTTGCTCGCACCGTCGACCACACGCTGCTCAAGCCCGACGCGACCTCCGACGACATCGCCGCCGCGATCGCCGAGGCTTCCGAGCTCGGTGCGTACAGCGTCTGCGTCTCGCCGTCGGCGCTGCCCGTGGCGGTGCCCGGCGACCTGAAGCTCACCGTCGTGTGCGGCTTCCCCAGCGGCAAGCACCACTCCGAGGTCAAGGCCGCCGAGGCGCGCCTCGCCACCGCGCAGGGCGCGGACGAGATCGACATGGTCATCGACATCAGCGCCGCTCGCGAGGGCCGCTTCGCCGACGTCGAGGCCGACATCCGCGCCGTGCGCGCGGCCGCGCCGGCGCCCGTGGTGCTGAAGGTCATCATCGAGTCGGCCGCCCTCACCGACGAGCAGATCGTGGGCGCGTGCCGCGCCGCCGAGGCAGCCGGCGCCGACTTCGTCAAGACCTCGACCGGCTTCCACCCGGCGGGCGGCGCGACGCTGCACGCCGTCGAGCTGATGAAGACCACGGTCGGCGACCGGCTCGAGGTCAAGGCCTCGGGCGGCATCCGCACCCTGGCCGACGCCGAGGCGATGCTCGCCGCCGGCGCCTCGCGCCTGGGCGTGTCGAGCACGCGGGCGATCCTCGCGGGCACCGTCGTCACCAGCACGTACTGA
- a CDS encoding cyclic nucleotide-binding domain-containing thioredoxin-disulfide reductase, which yields MHEKSHDAGHGADTADTPLPDTSMAPQLTDAQWARLCAIGEPQEVAAGDYAFRTGDPEYDLILIESGALEIVRDSLGWVGEALITRMGPRSFAGELGLLNGQSAFLSARVTEPGTIRRVPRARLRRLMSEDDELCDLILHALWARRESLRKGPAALTLKLVGPRGSKGFQDLRRFAERTDLVHTSFELAPGDLGHLGEHGVTADDLPVAFVQGEPILRATPGIVADRLGLSYQAHADTLVDLAVIGGGPAGLAAAIYGASEGLSTVLLDSVAPGGQAAATSRIENFLGFPFGVSGGDLIGQASLQALKFGVRVYAPCEAVALDEVDGALEITLSDGRVVHARSAIVTSGAAYRRLDLDRWSDFEGAGIFYAATPLELRQVAESPVVVVGGANSAGQAALYLAANGCPVRLVARGADLSARMSSYLVDRLVEDPRVQVHTRARVVGLDGEAALERVRIEGVGDVDAKGLFCFIGAEPATAWLAGLDRDEEGFLRTGTDIAGAALGERWRALRREPLPFETSVPRVFAAGDVRRGSMKRVAAAVGEGSSAVASVHRALAG from the coding sequence GTGCACGAGAAGTCTCACGACGCCGGGCACGGCGCCGATACGGCCGACACGCCCCTGCCCGACACGTCCATGGCGCCGCAGCTCACCGACGCGCAGTGGGCGCGGCTGTGCGCGATCGGCGAGCCCCAGGAGGTCGCGGCCGGCGACTACGCGTTCCGCACCGGCGACCCCGAGTACGACCTGATCCTCATCGAGTCCGGCGCGCTGGAGATCGTGCGGGACTCCCTCGGCTGGGTCGGCGAAGCCCTCATCACGCGCATGGGGCCGCGGTCGTTCGCCGGCGAGCTCGGTCTGCTCAACGGCCAGTCCGCGTTCCTCTCGGCGCGGGTGACCGAACCGGGGACGATCCGCCGCGTGCCGCGCGCGAGGCTGCGCCGCCTGATGAGCGAGGACGACGAGCTGTGCGATCTCATCCTCCACGCGCTGTGGGCGCGGCGGGAGTCGCTGCGGAAGGGACCTGCCGCCCTCACGCTCAAGCTCGTCGGGCCGCGCGGTTCGAAGGGCTTCCAGGACCTGCGCCGCTTCGCCGAGCGCACCGACCTGGTGCACACCTCGTTCGAGCTGGCGCCGGGCGACCTCGGCCATCTGGGCGAGCACGGGGTGACGGCCGATGACCTTCCGGTCGCGTTCGTGCAGGGCGAGCCGATCCTGCGCGCGACACCGGGCATCGTCGCCGATCGGCTCGGACTGAGCTATCAGGCCCACGCCGACACGCTCGTCGACCTCGCCGTCATCGGCGGCGGGCCGGCCGGGCTCGCGGCGGCGATCTACGGCGCCTCGGAGGGTCTGAGCACCGTGCTCCTGGATTCGGTGGCACCGGGCGGGCAGGCGGCGGCGACGTCGCGCATCGAGAACTTCCTGGGCTTCCCGTTCGGCGTGAGCGGCGGCGACCTCATCGGCCAGGCCTCGCTGCAGGCCCTGAAATTCGGGGTTCGCGTCTACGCGCCGTGCGAGGCGGTCGCGCTCGACGAGGTCGACGGTGCCCTCGAGATCACGCTGAGCGACGGGCGCGTCGTGCACGCTCGCAGCGCCATCGTCACCTCAGGCGCCGCATATCGTCGCCTCGACCTCGATCGGTGGAGCGACTTCGAGGGCGCGGGGATCTTCTACGCCGCCACTCCGCTGGAGCTGCGCCAGGTCGCCGAATCGCCGGTCGTGGTCGTGGGGGGTGCGAACTCGGCCGGGCAGGCCGCGCTGTACCTCGCCGCGAACGGGTGTCCGGTGCGCCTGGTCGCGCGCGGCGCCGACCTGTCGGCGCGGATGTCGAGCTACCTCGTCGACCGGCTCGTCGAGGACCCGCGGGTGCAGGTGCACACCCGGGCCCGTGTGGTGGGCCTCGACGGAGAGGCCGCGCTCGAGCGCGTGCGCATCGAGGGCGTCGGCGACGTCGACGCGAAGGGGCTGTTCTGCTTCATCGGCGCCGAGCCGGCGACCGCATGGCTGGCGGGGCTGGACCGCGACGAGGAGGGGTTCCTGCGCACCGGCACCGATATCGCCGGGGCCGCGCTGGGCGAACGCTGGCGCGCGCTGCGCCGCGAGCCGCTTCCGTTCGAGACGTCGGTGCCGCGTGTGTTCGCGGCCGGCGACGTGCGCCGAGGGTCGATGAAGCGCGTGGCTGCGGCCGTCGGCGAGGGCTCCAGCGCGGTCGCCTCCGTGCACCGGGCACTCGCCGGCTGA
- a CDS encoding sulfurtransferase: MASILNISAYLFTAIDDREQLRPVLRERALAAGLKGTILLAEEGINLFLAGDADAVRAFVDELRRDPRFARLTTKESWSETQPFGKLLVKLKGEIIRMNHPTIRPESGRAPAVEPATLRRWLDQGHDDAGREVVLLDTRNAFEVDYGTFVGALDWRIERFTQFPGAAAENRAALEGKTVVSFCTGGIRCEKAAIYLQDAGIDALQLEGGILGYFEREGGAHWAGDCFVFDEREALTPELAPR; encoded by the coding sequence GTGGCATCCATCCTGAACATCTCCGCCTACCTGTTCACGGCGATCGACGATCGTGAGCAGCTGCGTCCGGTGCTGCGCGAGCGCGCGCTCGCGGCGGGGCTGAAGGGCACGATCCTGCTCGCCGAGGAGGGGATCAATCTGTTCCTGGCGGGCGACGCCGACGCGGTGCGCGCATTCGTCGACGAGCTGCGCCGCGACCCTCGCTTCGCGCGGCTCACGACCAAGGAGAGCTGGTCCGAGACCCAGCCGTTCGGCAAGTTGCTCGTCAAGCTCAAGGGCGAGATCATCCGGATGAACCACCCGACGATCCGCCCCGAGTCCGGTCGCGCGCCCGCCGTGGAGCCGGCGACGCTGCGGCGCTGGCTGGATCAGGGGCACGACGACGCCGGCCGAGAGGTGGTGCTTCTCGACACGCGCAACGCCTTCGAGGTCGACTACGGCACCTTCGTCGGCGCGCTGGACTGGCGCATCGAGCGGTTCACGCAGTTCCCCGGCGCCGCGGCCGAGAACCGGGCGGCGCTGGAGGGCAAGACGGTCGTGAGCTTCTGCACGGGCGGCATCCGCTGCGAGAAGGCCGCCATCTACCTGCAGGATGCCGGGATCGACGCGCTGCAACTCGAAGGCGGCATCCTCGGCTATTTCGAACGCGAGGGCGGCGCCCATTGGGCCGGCGACTGCTTCGTCTTCGACGAGCGCGAGGCGCTCACCCCGGAGCTCGCACCCCGCTGA
- a CDS encoding DUF3054 domain-containing protein: protein MTSRPATAARRPSARAIVGAAALDAALVTTFAAIGRASHGESAFAGLGATAWPFLVGLAAGWVATLAWRAPARPVRTGIGVWLVTVGIGMLLRAASGQGIAAAFIVVATITLAVFLVGWRLIAALIGRRRATAGARRGAPDAHGLSRAP, encoded by the coding sequence GTGACCTCACGACCCGCCACCGCAGCCCGCCGCCCCTCCGCCCGGGCGATCGTCGGTGCGGCGGCGCTCGACGCCGCGCTCGTCACGACGTTCGCGGCCATCGGGCGGGCGAGCCACGGCGAGAGCGCATTCGCCGGCCTGGGCGCCACCGCCTGGCCGTTCCTGGTGGGGCTGGCGGCCGGCTGGGTGGCGACGCTGGCCTGGCGCGCGCCCGCCAGGCCGGTGCGCACGGGCATCGGCGTCTGGCTCGTGACCGTCGGGATCGGGATGCTGCTGCGCGCGGCATCCGGTCAGGGCATCGCCGCCGCCTTCATCGTCGTCGCGACGATCACGCTGGCGGTGTTCCTGGTGGGATGGCGGCTCATCGCGGCCCTGATCGGGCGTCGCCGCGCGACCGCCGGGGCGCGGCGCGGGGCTCCCGACGCGCACGGTCTCAGCCGCGCCCCCTAG
- a CDS encoding NYN domain-containing protein, with protein sequence MDDGGITWVLVDGENIDATLGGSILGRRPQPDERPRWDRLIAFAEREWQQPAQGLFFLNASTGIPMSFVQALKAMDYRVVPLAGTADEKVVDMAIQRTLQALRERDGDAILVSHDGDFLDDLSALVDGERRVGVLAFNEFRNIGFASSPGIEKFDLEYDAGVFDAPLPRVRVIPIDEFDPAEFLR encoded by the coding sequence ATGGACGACGGCGGCATCACGTGGGTGCTCGTGGACGGCGAGAACATCGACGCCACGCTCGGCGGCTCGATCCTCGGGCGCCGCCCCCAGCCCGACGAGCGCCCGCGCTGGGACCGCCTCATCGCCTTCGCGGAGCGCGAGTGGCAGCAGCCGGCACAGGGGCTGTTCTTCCTCAACGCCTCGACCGGCATCCCGATGTCGTTCGTGCAGGCGCTGAAGGCCATGGACTACCGCGTCGTTCCGCTCGCGGGAACGGCCGACGAGAAGGTCGTCGACATGGCGATCCAGCGCACGCTGCAGGCGCTGCGCGAGCGTGACGGCGACGCGATCCTCGTCAGCCACGACGGCGACTTCCTCGACGACCTCTCGGCGCTCGTCGACGGCGAGCGGCGGGTCGGCGTGCTCGCGTTCAACGAGTTCCGCAACATCGGGTTCGCCTCGTCCCCCGGCATCGAGAAGTTCGATCTCGAGTACGACGCCGGAGTGTTCGACGCCCCGCTGCCCCGCGTGCGCGTCATCCCCATCGACGAGTTCGATCCCGCCGAGTTCCTGCGTTGA